From the genome of Mycobacterium kansasii ATCC 12478:
AGTGAACTCGACTATCCGTCGCTGACCCTGGCCCAGCTCCGGGCCCGGCTGCAATCGCTGGATGTCAACGAGCTCGAAGCCTTGCTGGCCTACGAGCAGGCCACCAAGGCGCGCGCCCCGTTCCAGACGTTGCTGGCCAACAGGATCACCCGCGCGACCGCCAAGTGACCCGGGCTTCCGACGCGAACTCGGCCGAGAATCCGTTCCCGGTCCGCGCGGTAGCCATCCGGGTCGCGAGCTGGATCGATCGACTGGGCACGGTCTGGGTCGAGGGGCAGCTGGCCCAGATCACCATGCGGCCCAACTCCAAGACGGTGTTCATGGTGCTGCGTGACCCGGCAGCCGACATGTCGCTGAACGTCACCTGTCCCCGTGATCTGATACTGGGCGCGCCGGTGAAATTGACCGAGGGCACCCAGGTGGTGGTCTGTGGCAAGCCTTCGTTCTACACCGGGCGCGGCACATTCTCACTGCGGCTCAGTGAGATTCGGGCCGTAGGCATCGGCGAGCTACTGGCCCGCATCGAACGGCTACGGCGGCTGCTAGACGCCGAGGGCCTCTTCGATCCGCGGCTCAAGCGCCCAATACCGTTCCTACCCAACATGATTGGACTTATCACCGGCCGGGCGAGCGCGGCCGAGCGGGATGTGACGACGGTGGCCGCGACACGCTGGCCCGCGGTGCGGTTCGCGGTGCGCAACACCGCCGTGCAGGGGCCCAACGCCGTCGTGCAGATCGTCGAGGCGCTGCGCGATCTCGATCGCCACTTCGAGGTCGACGTGATCGTGCTGGCCCGCGGCGGTGGCAGTGTCGAAGACCTGCTGCCGTTCTCCGACGAGACGCTGTGCCGCGCCATATCGGCCTGCCGCACACCGGTGATCAGCGCGGTCGGTCACGAACCCGACAACCCGCTCTGCGACCTGGTCGCCGATCTGCGGGCCGCCACCCCCACCGACGCGGCCAAGAGAGTCGTTCCCGATACCGCCGCCGAACAACGGTTGATCGTCGACCTGCGCCGGCGCAGCGCGCAAGCGCTGCGCAACTGGGTGTCTCGTGAGGAGCGGGCACTGGCCCACCTGCGCAACCGCCCGGTGCTAGCCGACCCACTGAAGGCGCTCACCGCGCGCCACGACGAAATTCAGCGGGCCCGCTCCGCAGTTCGCCGCGACATCAACCGGTTGATCGCTGCCGAGACCGAAAGGGTCGGCCACCTTTCGGCACGATTGACCACGCTGGGGCCGGCGGCCACGCTCGCCCGCGGCTATGCCGTTGTGCAAAGGCTTTCGGCCGCCGGACAACCGACCGGGGTGCTGCGGTCGGTCCATGACGCGCCAGCGGGCACCAGGCTGCGGGTGCGGGTTGCCGACGGCGCCATTGCGGCGCTAAGCGAAGGACATACCGATGGCTGCTGACGAAAACGGCGAAAACCACGACGGGAACGGCTCCATTACACCCATTAGTCAGCTCGGCTATGAAGCGTGCCGCGACGAACTGATCGAGGTCGTGCGGCTGCTGGAACAGGGCGGCCTGGACCTCGATACGTCGCTGAAGCTTTGGGAAAGAGGCGAGCAACTCGCCAAAAGGTGTGAGGAGCACTTAGCTGGCGCTCGGCAACGGGTAACCGATGCGCTGGCGGCCGGCGCGGCTTCGGACGACTAGCGCATACCGATGCCCGCCGGTTTCACTGGGCAAACCTTATTCCAAACTGGAACACGTTTTAGTTATGCTTCGCCGCATGGGTGATGCATCGTTGACAACTGAACTCGGCCGCGTCCTGGTAACCGGCGGCTCAGGCTTCGTCGGGGCCAACCTGGTTACCACGCTGCTGGAGCGGGGATACCAGGTGCGTTCCTTCGACCGCGCGCCGTCGCCGCTGCCCCCGCACCCGAAGCTCGAGGTGCTGCAGGGTGATATCACCGACGCGGCCACCTGCGCCACCGCAGTTGACGGCATCGACACGATTTTCCACACCGCCGCAATCATCGAGCTGATGGGCGGCGCATCGGTAACCGACGAATACCGGAAGCGCAGCTTCGCGGTCAACGTCGGCGGCACCGAGAACCTGGTGCACGGCGGGCAGCGGGCGGGGGTAAAGCGGTTCGTCTACACCTCCTCCAACAGCGTGGTGATGGGTGGCCAGAATATTGCCGGTGGCGACGAGACGATGCCCTACACCAGCCGGTTCAACGACCTCTACACCGAGACGAAGGTGGCCGCCGAGCGATTCGTGTTGTCGCAGAACGGCGTTGACGGCATGCTTACCTGCGCTATCCGGCCCAGCGGCATCTGGGGCCGCGGCGACCAGACGATGTTCCGCAAGCTGTTCGAAAGCGTGGTCAAGGGCCAGGTCAAGGTGCTGGTCGGCCGCAAATCGGCCCGGCTGGACAACTCCTACGTGGACAACCTGATTCACGGTTTCATTCTGGCCGCGCAGCACTTGGTCCCCGGCGGAACCGCGCCCGGGCAGGCGTACTTCATCAACGACGCCGAGCCAATCAACATGTTCGAGTTCGCCCGGCCTGTCGTCACCGCGTGTGGCGAAAGCTGGCCGCGGATAAGGGTATCCGGCCGCCTGGTGCGCGACCTGATGTCGGCGTGGCAGTGGCTGCACTTCCGGTTCGGGCTGCCGAAGCCGCCACTGGAACCCCTTGCGGTGGAGCGGCTTTACCTCGACAACTACTTTTCGATCGCCAAGGCGCAGCGTGATCTGGGCTACCGGCCGCTGTTCACCACCGAGCAGGCCTTGGCCGAATGCCTGCCCTACTACAAAGACCTTTTCGAACAGGTCAAGGCCGCAGCCAAACCCCATCTGGTATCCGTGGTCGACGCGGCACCACCGGAGTAGCGCGTTCGCCTGAGCTAGAAGGGCGGCGGGTCAGCCGCCATCCGGGCGTGGTGATGTTGCGCGACGAGGCATTCACGCGGGCGTCGTGCCAGAAGTTGTCGAAGAAAGCAACGATGCCGTTGTGGGTATACGCGACGGTCTGACTCCACGTCGCAACAAACGCGACCACCGCGATGAGTGCGTACACGGCGCACAACACTTTGCGAAAAGCGGGCATCGATGCTGCGGATTGAACCCGTTCGGTTGATGTCATGAAGACACCGCTAGGGGAACATGACCATGGGCTAGAGGGATTGACCCGACATTGGTAGCGGCACAGCAGCTTGCAGTTCGACGGATGAATCAGACCGCGCAGATAGGACACGGTGTGGTCGATGTCGTACACCTGCCGGTTGGTCGCATCCGGGGAAGCGGCCTGCCGGATCGACCTGGACCTGGAGCATCCCGGCCGACGGGGGCCAGTGTCAGCCGCGCCAGAACTTACGGTAGGCCTGAGCACCCGCTATCGGAGCTCGTAGTCCTCGAGGGCGGGACGCGCCATGACGTCGCGGAACCGGGTGAACGTCCACGGCCACGCCACCGGAACGCCGCGGTCGTCGAGATACCAGCTGCGGCAACCGGTCACCCACACCGTCTTTTTCGCCGCTTCAATACGGTCGGCCTCGAAGCGCGCCGTCGACTCGCGGGTGGCGCTGATCTGGCTACACCGACCATCGGCCAGCAGCTCGAAAAGCTGTAAAAGATAAGCCATCTGGGCCTCGGCGACGTCGATCAGCGAGAAGTTGCCTACCGGCCCGTTGGGTCCATTGAGCATGAACAGGTTGGGGAAACCGGGCACCGACACCGACAAGTAGGCGAACGGCCGCTGTCCCCACACATCGTCGAGACGCACACCGCCGCGGCCGACCACCTCCATGGGGCGCAGGAAACGATCTACCCGAAAACCGGTGGCCAGCACCAGCATGTCGAGGCGATGCAGCGTTCCGTCGATGGTGCGTATCCCGTCGGGCTCGACGCGGTCGATGCCCTCGGTGACCAGATGGGCGTTGGGCCGCTGGATCGCCTGGTAGAAGTTGCCGGAGATGATCAGGCGCTTGCACCCGGCGCGGTAGTCGGGCCGTAGCTTTTCCCGCAGCCCGGGGTCGGCGACGCTGTCCTCGAGGTTGGTGCGGGCCACCCGTTGCAGCGTCTTCAGCGCCTGCGAGTCGGCGTCGACGACCGCGTTGGCGAAGTTTTGGATGAAGTCCCGGTTCAGCTGGGCGCGCAGCCGGGTCAGCGCCGCCGGGTCGGACCGGTAGCGTGCCCGCCCGGCCTCGTCGACGGGCGGGTTGTCGACCGGCAGGATCCACTGCGGGGTGCGCTGGAACAGATGCAGCTCGCGCACGACTTCGGCGATGGCGCCGGAGATCTGCACCGCCGACGAGCCCGTGCCGACCACACCGACTCGCATGCCTTCCAGCGGCACGCTGTGGTCCCAGCGGGCGCTGTGGAAGATGCTGCCACCGAATTCGTTGAGCCCGTTGATATCTGGGTAGCGCGGGTGATGCAACACGCCGGTGGCGGCGATGACGACGTCGGCCTCGTCGCGTTCGCCGATAGATGTCTCGATGCGCCAACGACTTCCGTCGTGTTCGAGGCGGCGCACCTCGCGGCCGTAGCGGACCAGTTCCTCGACGCCGTAGCGGCGTGCGACGCCATCGAAATACGCCAGAATCTCCGGCCCGGGCGCGAACGCATGACTCCACTCCGGGTTCGGAGCGAAGCTGTAGGTGTACAGGTGTGCCGGCACATCGCAGGCGATCCCGGGGTAGGTGTTCTCCCGCCAGGTTCCGCCCAGCCGCTCGGCCTTCTCGTACACGCTGACATTGGTGAAGCCGGCCTCGCGCAGCTTGATGGCGGCCAACACCCCGGCCATTCCGGCGCCGATGATGACGAAGCGCAGGTCAGCCCGCTGCGGGCTCATGGCGTGAGTACTCCGTGCACGGGCGGCAAACCGGCACGCTCGCCGGCCATGGTGGCGAGCAACTCCTCGGCATCGTCGAGGCGCACGCAGCGTCGCGGCAGGCTCTCGAACGGGTAGCGACCCGATGCCAGCAGCGCCAGCGCCGCCCGGTAGGCGGTGGCGTCCACCCCGAGCGCGCCGAGTATGCGCAACTCCTTGAACACCACCAGGTCCGGCGAGAATCCGGGCGCGCCGGCGCCCAGGCCTCTGGTGCCGGCGACCACGACCGTCCCGGCAGGCCGCGCGAGCGCGATCGCCTGTGCGAACGCCGCCGGCGCCTTGGCGGTGACGTCGACGACGACGTCGGCCAGCCCACCCGTCGCGTCATGCAGCGCGGCCACGGGGTCGTCCGCGGCGACGTCGACGGCGAGGTCAACCCCGAACTGAGGGGCCAGCGCCAGCCGGTCGGCGTCACGGGGCCCCAGCCCGGTCAGCATGACGAATCCCGCGCCGGCTTCCTTGGCCGCCGCGGCGGCGCACAGTCCACGGACACCCGGTCCGAGCACCGCGACCACGTCACCGGCACCGGTGCCCGGAAGCGTTGCACCCCAGCGTATTCCGGCTCCCAGCGGATTGAACAGGGAGGCCACCGCGGGATCCAAGCCGGCCGGCACCGGCAACACCATCGAATCGGGCGCCAGGTATTGGTATTCGGCGTAACCGCCCCACAGGCCGGGTGCGCGGTCCACCGGGATGAAGCCGTACATGTCGGCCAGACCGTGGCGTTCGCAGCGCCGGTACTCACCGGCGAGGCAGTTCGGGCACTGTCGGCACGACTGGAACACCTCGACCGCCACCCGGTCGCCGGCGGCCACGCCCCAGCGCCGGGCCGCCTGCGGCCCGATCGCCTCGATGATCCCGACGGTTTCGTGACCGGGAACGAACGCGAAGCCGCCGCTCAGCGCTCCGGTGTACTGCTCGTGGTCGGTGCCGCACAATCCGCAGGCTTCCACCCGCACCAGCGCGTCGTCAGCGCCGATCTCCGGCACCGCAAGCTCCCGGACAACCAGGCGGCGCGGCGCCTCCAGGACCAAGGCTCGCGATGTCGGGGCGTTGGAGCTCACCGCACCCACCTCTCGATCCAGCCGCGGCTAGCGGAAGCCCACGACCTCGCCGCCCCAGGCAGCTCGGAGGTGGCCGTCGAGATCGCGCGCAACGCTGTCGGTTCTGTTGATGACCAGGCAGGCCCGGTCGGCGTCGTCGTACGACGGCCAGTCCGGCTCGCCCGCCGGCTTACCGTGCCTGGCGAAGTTGACCCATCGGGTCCGCACTCTTTCCGAAACCGCCTTGGCGGTCCTGACCCCGCCCAGTCGCAGCGTCGGGTCGTGGGGTCCCCCGAGATTGCCCCAGACATAAGGCAATTCGGTAGCGTGTGCGGCGTTGACCAGTAGCAGCTTGAGCAACGGCGTCGAATAGTCGAAGCGGTAAAGGTATACCGGCGCCACCTTGCGGTGTCCGTCGGCCAGCCACACCGAGGGCATCCGGAACCCGACATCGGTGGCGATGCTCAGCGGCCGCGCCTTGCGCCGGATGCGCGAGTAGGCCAGCCCGATCTGCTCTTCGGTAGGCAATTGCAGGTCGGGCTGTTCGGCGGCGATCTGGGTGAACATCGACGTTATCGCGTGCGGAGTGATCGGCATCAGCGGCGAGCGCATCAACCGGAACAGCGCCGCCTCGTGCTTGTTGGTGCCGATGATCAACGGCACGGGTTCAGAGCGGCCCTCCTGCGCCACTTTGACCGGGTAGTCGTCCAACAGGTCGCCGTCGACGATCGGGACGAACGCCAGGGTGCCGGGGTTGCGGACGGGCACTTCGTCGAACACTTCTTTCGACGCGGTGATGATCGCGGCGATCGGGACATCGACCAGCCGGTCCACCTCGGAGGTGCCGATTCCCAGCTTGCCGAGAACGCACATCGCCGCCCGCCGGGCCCTGTCGCGGTCGTATACCGAGGTGGCCGGAGAACTTTGGGCGATCGCGCGCCCGAACAGCCCGGCCGCCGCCGGGACGGCCAGCAGCGTCGTGACGATCCCCGCTCCCGCGGATTCGCCGAACAGCGTGACGTTGCCGGGATCACCGCCGAACCCCGCGATGTTGTCGCGGATCCACTGCAACGCGGCCAGCACGTCGCGCAGCCCGATATTGGAGTCGAAACCGCGCCGCGCGCTACCCAACGACGACAGGTCGAGAAAACCCAGCACTCCGAGCCGGTAGTTGATGGTCACCACCACCACGTCGCCGCTGGCGGCCAGGCGCCGGCCGTCGTAGAGGGGCTGGCTGCCCGACCCGAGCAGGTAGGCGCCGCCGTGCAGCCATACCATCACGGGCTTCCCGTCGCCGGGCTCGACGCCGGCCGGGGCCCAGATGTTCAGTCGCAGACAGTCCTCGCCCTGGGGCGCTCCCAGATCCAGTGGCATGTTCGGGACCACCGGCTGCGGGCAGGCCGGGCCGAAGCTGGTGGCGTCGGCCACCTCGGTCCATCGCTGGGGCGGTTGTGGCGCCCGGAAGCGCAGGTCACGCAGCGGCGGCGCGGCATATCGCACGCCCTTCCAGGTCTTGGCCCGCACGTCGCCGGTGCCCCGGACCGGGCCGTAGCTGGTTTCGACCACACAATCGTCGATCGCCATACCCCTGAAACTCCCATTCCCATGCCTGATCTCAGGTTAACGACCGGTGGCCGCAGGCGGTCCGAAAGGCCTCCGGGCCACACCGTAGTGGAGATGAACCACGCCGCTTCGAAACCGGGTGCTCGGCCAACAGCTCGAGCTCAACGCGCACCTCGCCGGACAGTGCCCGCTTTCCGCGTAGCCGGCGACCCTTCACGCAGGACTTCCGGGGCGTGGCCTTCTTCTCGCCCTTACGGCTCAGTCTCCGGTTAGGGTGACGCTCAACACCGATGCGGAGGGCGGGCGAGCCTAGGCATGAACACGGAATTCACGCTCACCCAGAAGCGCGCGCTGGCAATCCTGACGATGGTCGCCCTGCTGTTCGGCGCCTACTTCCTGCGCGACTATTTCGTGCTCATCGTGGTGGCCGCGGTCGGCGCCTATCTGTTCACGCCACTGTTCACCTGGTTCAACAAGCGGCTGAGCACGGGCTTGTCGGCCACGTGCACGGTGTTGACGGCATTGGCCAGCGTTTTCATTCCGGTCGCGCTGTTAGTGGCGCTGGCCGTAGTCCAGGTCGCCCGGATGGTCGACAACGTGGCCGAGTGGTTCAACACGACCGATCCCAGCGAGCTCGGCGACAAGGTATTACGCCTGGTCAACGACCTGCTGGCCAGGGTGCCGTTCCTGCATGTGACCGTGACTCCCGAGATGTTGCGAAACGCGATGATCTCGGCGGCCCGCACCGTTGGCACCTGGCTGCTGCATGTCCTGCAGGGCGCGGCCGGAAGCCTCGCCGGCGCGGTCACGTCGGCCATCGTCTTTCTGTATGTTTTCGTGGCCCTGCTGCTGAACCGGGACAAGTTAAGGACGCTGATCGGCCAGCTCAACCCGCTGGGCGAGGAAGTTACCGATTTGTACCTGCGAAAGATGGGCTCGATGGTGCGTGGCACCGTCAACGGCCAGTTCGTCATCGCCCTGTGCCAAGGCGTGGCCGGCGCCGCGTCCATCTACCTCGCCGGATTTCACCACGGGTTCTTCATCTTCGCGATCGTGTTGACCGCGCTGTCGATCATTCCGCTGGGCGGCGGGATCGTGACGATCCCGTTCGGCATCGGGATGATCTTCTACGGCAACATCGCCGGCGGCGTGTTCGTGGTGCTGTGGCATCTGCTGGTGGTCACCAACATCGACAACTTCTTACGTCCGATCCTGGTTCCGCGCGACGCCCGGCTGAACTCCGCACTCATGTTGCTCTCGGTGTTTGCCGGCATCGGCATGTTCGGCCCGTGGGGCATCATCATCGGTCCGGTGCTGATGATCCTCATCGTCACCACCATCGACGTCTACCTGGCGGTGTACAAGGGGGTCGAACTCAAGGAACACCACGACCCGCCCGGCCGTCGCAAGTGGCTCCCGCGGCGAACCGGGGACACCCCGGCAGGCGCGGCTACCGACTCAGCCGCTCAGTGAGGAACTCGACCACACGCTTGCGGGCTTCGTACGCCGCCTGACCGTCCACCTCGCGGACCTCGTCGGTGAGCACCGAATGCGCCATCCGGCTGAAGC
Proteins encoded in this window:
- the xseA gene encoding exodeoxyribonuclease VII large subunit, with protein sequence MTRASDANSAENPFPVRAVAIRVASWIDRLGTVWVEGQLAQITMRPNSKTVFMVLRDPAADMSLNVTCPRDLILGAPVKLTEGTQVVVCGKPSFYTGRGTFSLRLSEIRAVGIGELLARIERLRRLLDAEGLFDPRLKRPIPFLPNMIGLITGRASAAERDVTTVAATRWPAVRFAVRNTAVQGPNAVVQIVEALRDLDRHFEVDVIVLARGGGSVEDLLPFSDETLCRAISACRTPVISAVGHEPDNPLCDLVADLRAATPTDAAKRVVPDTAAEQRLIVDLRRRSAQALRNWVSREERALAHLRNRPVLADPLKALTARHDEIQRARSAVRRDINRLIAAETERVGHLSARLTTLGPAATLARGYAVVQRLSAAGQPTGVLRSVHDAPAGTRLRVRVADGAIAALSEGHTDGC
- a CDS encoding carboxylesterase/lipase family protein codes for the protein MAIDDCVVETSYGPVRGTGDVRAKTWKGVRYAAPPLRDLRFRAPQPPQRWTEVADATSFGPACPQPVVPNMPLDLGAPQGEDCLRLNIWAPAGVEPGDGKPVMVWLHGGAYLLGSGSQPLYDGRRLAASGDVVVVTINYRLGVLGFLDLSSLGSARRGFDSNIGLRDVLAALQWIRDNIAGFGGDPGNVTLFGESAGAGIVTTLLAVPAAAGLFGRAIAQSSPATSVYDRDRARRAAMCVLGKLGIGTSEVDRLVDVPIAAIITASKEVFDEVPVRNPGTLAFVPIVDGDLLDDYPVKVAQEGRSEPVPLIIGTNKHEAALFRLMRSPLMPITPHAITSMFTQIAAEQPDLQLPTEEQIGLAYSRIRRKARPLSIATDVGFRMPSVWLADGHRKVAPVYLYRFDYSTPLLKLLLVNAAHATELPYVWGNLGGPHDPTLRLGGVRTAKAVSERVRTRWVNFARHGKPAGEPDWPSYDDADRACLVINRTDSVARDLDGHLRAAWGGEVVGFR
- a CDS encoding zinc-dependent alcohol dehydrogenase; its protein translation is MSSNAPTSRALVLEAPRRLVVRELAVPEIGADDALVRVEACGLCGTDHEQYTGALSGGFAFVPGHETVGIIEAIGPQAARRWGVAAGDRVAVEVFQSCRQCPNCLAGEYRRCERHGLADMYGFIPVDRAPGLWGGYAEYQYLAPDSMVLPVPAGLDPAVASLFNPLGAGIRWGATLPGTGAGDVVAVLGPGVRGLCAAAAAKEAGAGFVMLTGLGPRDADRLALAPQFGVDLAVDVAADDPVAALHDATGGLADVVVDVTAKAPAAFAQAIALARPAGTVVVAGTRGLGAGAPGFSPDLVVFKELRILGALGVDATAYRAALALLASGRYPFESLPRRCVRLDDAEELLATMAGERAGLPPVHGVLTP
- a CDS encoding flavin-containing monooxygenase, which produces MSPQRADLRFVIIGAGMAGVLAAIKLREAGFTNVSVYEKAERLGGTWRENTYPGIACDVPAHLYTYSFAPNPEWSHAFAPGPEILAYFDGVARRYGVEELVRYGREVRRLEHDGSRWRIETSIGERDEADVVIAATGVLHHPRYPDINGLNEFGGSIFHSARWDHSVPLEGMRVGVVGTGSSAVQISGAIAEVVRELHLFQRTPQWILPVDNPPVDEAGRARYRSDPAALTRLRAQLNRDFIQNFANAVVDADSQALKTLQRVARTNLEDSVADPGLREKLRPDYRAGCKRLIISGNFYQAIQRPNAHLVTEGIDRVEPDGIRTIDGTLHRLDMLVLATGFRVDRFLRPMEVVGRGGVRLDDVWGQRPFAYLSVSVPGFPNLFMLNGPNGPVGNFSLIDVAEAQMAYLLQLFELLADGRCSQISATRESTARFEADRIEAAKKTVWVTGCRSWYLDDRGVPVAWPWTFTRFRDVMARPALEDYELR
- a CDS encoding 3-beta-hydroxysteroid dehydrogenase; its protein translation is MLRRMGDASLTTELGRVLVTGGSGFVGANLVTTLLERGYQVRSFDRAPSPLPPHPKLEVLQGDITDAATCATAVDGIDTIFHTAAIIELMGGASVTDEYRKRSFAVNVGGTENLVHGGQRAGVKRFVYTSSNSVVMGGQNIAGGDETMPYTSRFNDLYTETKVAAERFVLSQNGVDGMLTCAIRPSGIWGRGDQTMFRKLFESVVKGQVKVLVGRKSARLDNSYVDNLIHGFILAAQHLVPGGTAPGQAYFINDAEPINMFEFARPVVTACGESWPRIRVSGRLVRDLMSAWQWLHFRFGLPKPPLEPLAVERLYLDNYFSIAKAQRDLGYRPLFTTEQALAECLPYYKDLFEQVKAAAKPHLVSVVDAAPPE
- a CDS encoding AI-2E family transporter, which produces MNTEFTLTQKRALAILTMVALLFGAYFLRDYFVLIVVAAVGAYLFTPLFTWFNKRLSTGLSATCTVLTALASVFIPVALLVALAVVQVARMVDNVAEWFNTTDPSELGDKVLRLVNDLLARVPFLHVTVTPEMLRNAMISAARTVGTWLLHVLQGAAGSLAGAVTSAIVFLYVFVALLLNRDKLRTLIGQLNPLGEEVTDLYLRKMGSMVRGTVNGQFVIALCQGVAGAASIYLAGFHHGFFIFAIVLTALSIIPLGGGIVTIPFGIGMIFYGNIAGGVFVVLWHLLVVTNIDNFLRPILVPRDARLNSALMLLSVFAGIGMFGPWGIIIGPVLMILIVTTIDVYLAVYKGVELKEHHDPPGRRKWLPRRTGDTPAGAATDSAAQ
- a CDS encoding exodeoxyribonuclease VII small subunit; translation: MAADENGENHDGNGSITPISQLGYEACRDELIEVVRLLEQGGLDLDTSLKLWERGEQLAKRCEEHLAGARQRVTDALAAGAASDD